ATAATGGTCACCCTGACGCACAGCGCGGGTGCGTAACGATGCGAGGTCCGATCCCGATGACGGCTCGGAGTAGCCCTGACACCACCAGTCGCGCAGCGTGGGAATATCCGGCAGGTATCGCCGCTTCTGCTCCGGCGTGCCAAAGGTCTGGAGCACCGGGCCGATCATGTTGACGTGCGGAATCTGCCGGGGCGCACCGGCGAGGAAACATGCCTCCTCGAAGATCACCCGCTGCATCGGCGACCAGCCGGGGCCGCCATATTCGGCCGGCCACGCCGGCGCCGCCCAACCTCGCTCGTCGAGGATGGCCTGCCAGCGCAGGAAGTCCTCCTTCCGCAGATGCTGGAGGTTGTCGACCCGCGCCTTGATATCAGCGGGAACGAGCGCCGCGATCTCGGTCCGGATCGATTCGCGGAACGCGACGTCGGCCGGGGATAAGCTCAAGTTCATGCTCAACGGCCTCCTTCGATAGCGACGCGACCGTCGGCGAAGACGATTTTCTGTCGGGCGACCGCCCGCGCCTCGATCCGGGCGCCGGTCGGCTCGCGCCACAACGCCAGTTCGATGGTCTCGCCCGGGAAGACCGGCGCATTGAACTTGCCCGAGATCGCGCCCAGCCGGCCGCCGGGCGCCGCGTCGCCCCCGCCACACAGCACCTTTTCGGCGAAAGCTGCGCACAGGCCATAGGTCGCGACGCCGTGCAGGATCGGCGACGGGAAACCGGCCTTCGCGGCAACCGACGGCACCATATGGAGCGGGTTCTGGTCGCCCGTCAGCGCGAAGAGCTGCGCCGATTGGGTGGAGGTCGGGATCTGTACGACATGATCGGGTGGACGATCATCCTCCGCTGCGGTTACGCTCCGTGCGAGAGCCGGCGCGCCGGCGACCCGATCCGATCGACAGATGAAGGTCATGAACACCGACGCATATGCCAGTTTCGAGCGCGTATCGTGAATGTCGCGGATCATGTTGATCTCGCATCCTCTCCCCTCGCCTCGGTCGAACACACTGTCGACGCG
This genomic stretch from Sphingomonas panacis harbors:
- a CDS encoding MaoC/PaaZ C-terminal domain-containing protein, with protein sequence MNMTPVVMEQSYTARDSCLYALSVGCGIDLADDWARQHLGPLPPARTLPAMATVLAAPRLHAMDLGITLSGVLHGRQGMIAHAVLPVEGQVTSVTRVDSVFDRGEGRGCEINMIRDIHDTRSKLAYASVFMTFICRSDRVAGAPALARSVTAAEDDRPPDHVVQIPTSTQSAQLFALTGDQNPLHMVPSVAAKAGFPSPILHGVATYGLCAAFAEKVLCGGGDAAPGGRLGAISGKFNAPVFPGETIELALWREPTGARIEARAVARQKIVFADGRVAIEGGR